One window of the Acidobacteriota bacterium genome contains the following:
- a CDS encoding glycosyltransferase family 1 protein, producing MDVQLHGARPDRRAAGGGAGGGAGHRLRVCHVITKLELGGAQQNTLYTVRHLDRRRFDPSLIAGPGGVLDEEARRIVGVTFETSPPLRREIRPLDDARALIDLTRRLKRLAPHIVHTHSSKAGILGRAAAFFARVPVIVHTVHGWGFHDGLPRTRRALYVLAEQMAQLLTTRTVAVSEANVRTGVSRDIAPPEAFRVIRSGVELERFRRSTGSGRLREELRVPEGAPLVGMVACLKPQKAPLDFVAVAARVAQAHPTARFVLAGDGELRPEVERAVAAAGLAGRFFLLGWRRDPEIVVGDLDVLVLTSRHEGLPRVIPEAMSAGKPVVATAVDGSPEAVLPGRTGFLRPPGDVEGIAADVSRLLRDPALARRFGRAARLHVRPWDIDEMVRAQERLYLELAREARLPTPAVAAPDQRTVASPVASS from the coding sequence ATGGACGTACAGCTACATGGAGCGCGCCCTGATCGACGGGCGGCAGGCGGCGGAGCGGGTGGCGGCGCTGGTCACCGCCTGAGGGTCTGCCACGTCATCACCAAGCTCGAACTCGGGGGCGCGCAACAGAACACGCTCTACACCGTCCGGCACCTGGACCGGCGCCGGTTCGATCCCTCCTTGATCGCGGGACCGGGCGGAGTGCTCGACGAGGAGGCGCGCCGGATCGTGGGCGTGACCTTCGAGACGAGCCCGCCCCTGCGCCGCGAGATCCGCCCGCTCGACGACGCGCGCGCCCTGATCGATCTGACGCGGAGGCTGAAGCGCCTCGCGCCGCACATCGTCCACACGCATTCGTCGAAGGCCGGCATCCTCGGCCGCGCCGCCGCGTTCTTCGCGCGCGTTCCGGTGATCGTGCACACCGTCCACGGATGGGGCTTTCACGACGGCCTGCCGCGCACGCGCCGCGCTCTGTACGTCCTCGCCGAGCAGATGGCACAGCTCCTGACCACGCGGACCGTGGCGGTCTCGGAGGCGAACGTCCGGACCGGGGTGAGCCGCGACATCGCCCCTCCCGAGGCGTTCCGCGTCATTCGGTCCGGGGTGGAGCTGGAACGCTTTCGCCGCTCCACCGGCTCGGGCCGGCTTCGGGAGGAGCTGCGGGTACCGGAAGGCGCGCCGCTGGTCGGAATGGTCGCCTGTCTCAAGCCGCAGAAGGCGCCCCTCGATTTCGTCGCCGTCGCCGCGCGCGTGGCGCAGGCGCACCCGACGGCGCGCTTCGTCCTCGCCGGAGACGGCGAACTCCGGCCGGAGGTTGAGCGGGCGGTGGCGGCGGCGGGGCTCGCGGGGCGCTTCTTCCTCCTCGGGTGGCGCCGCGACCCGGAAATCGTCGTCGGCGATCTCGACGTGCTCGTCCTCACCAGCCGGCACGAGGGGCTGCCGCGGGTGATTCCGGAGGCGATGTCGGCCGGAAAGCCGGTCGTCGCGACGGCGGTGGACGGCTCGCCGGAGGCCGTCCTGCCGGGCCGCACCGGCTTCCTCCGGCCGCCGGGCGACGTCGAGGGGATCGCGGCGGACGTCAGCCGCTTGCTGCGCGATCCGGCGCTCGCCCGCCGTTTCGGTCGGGCCGCGCGGCTCCACGTGCGCCCGTGGGACATCGACGAGATGGTCCGCGCCCAGGAGCGGCTCTATCTCGAACTGGCGCGCGAGGCGCGGTTGCCCACGCCGGCTGTTGCGGCGCCGGACCAGCGGACGGTGGCTTCGCCAGTCGCGAGCTCCTGA